Proteins encoded by one window of Blautia luti:
- a CDS encoding STAS domain-containing protein — translation MKSVFEVQGNCLTVHLPEEVDHPVSEDIRKESDNIMRKKYIRTMIFDFSETMFMDSSGIGLIMGRYRAMGMRGDCIRATGVSAYIEKLLHLSGVYKFVEICREV, via the coding sequence ATGAAGAGCGTATTTGAAGTACAGGGAAACTGCCTGACAGTCCATCTTCCGGAGGAAGTGGATCATCCGGTATCAGAGGATATCCGAAAAGAATCCGACAATATCATGCGGAAAAAATATATCCGAACTATGATATTTGATTTTTCGGAAACCATGTTTATGGACAGCTCCGGGATCGGACTGATCATGGGAAGATACCGGGCAATGGGAATGCGGGGAGACTGTATCCGTGCTACAGGGGTCAGTGCATATATTGAAAAACTTCTGCATTTATCCGGAGTTTACAAATTTGTGGAAATCTGCAGGGAAGTATAA
- a CDS encoding SpoVA/SpoVAEb family sporulation membrane protein encodes MNKKQYEQYVKEITPVHNLGLNMCRAFLTGGLICTLGQFILNTAQNYGLDQETAGSWCSLILILLSVLLTGLNLYSKIGKFGGAGGLVPITGFANSVAASAIEYKAEGQVFGIGCKIFTIAGPVILYGILSSWGLGVIYYILKILEVIG; translated from the coding sequence ATGAACAAAAAACAATATGAACAATATGTCAAAGAAATCACTCCTGTACACAATCTCGGTCTGAACATGTGCAGGGCATTCCTCACCGGAGGCCTGATCTGCACCCTGGGCCAGTTTATCCTGAATACTGCCCAAAATTACGGATTGGATCAGGAAACCGCCGGTTCCTGGTGTTCCCTGATCCTGATCCTTCTCAGCGTTCTTCTTACAGGACTGAACCTTTACTCCAAGATTGGGAAATTCGGCGGCGCAGGAGGCCTGGTACCCATTACCGGATTTGCCAACTCCGTAGCTGCATCAGCCATCGAATACAAAGCTGAAGGCCAGGTATTCGGCATCGGCTGTAAGATCTTCACCATTGCAGGCCCTGTGATCCTGTACGGGATCTTAAGTTCCTGGGGGCTTGGGGTTATTTATTATATTCTGAAAATACTGGAGGTGATCGGATGA
- the sigF gene encoding RNA polymerase sporulation sigma factor SigF: MEHTLALIERSHQGDKEARDTIFKENAGLIYSVAKRFLGRGVDMEDLFQIGSIGLLKAVDHFDTSFEVRFSTYAVPMIVGEIKRYLRDDGILKVSRSLKENCFKIYRAREELEKTLGREPGLGEIAEAVGLQEEEVVMSLESGAEVESLHKIIYQGEGNDIALLDRIPEKENGQEQALEKIFLNEMLGKLEERERQLIRMRYFQDHTQTEIAEELGISQVQVSRMEKKILKKLREQI; this comes from the coding sequence ATGGAGCATACTCTTGCTCTCATCGAGAGGTCGCACCAGGGAGATAAAGAGGCAAGAGATACCATATTTAAAGAAAATGCAGGACTGATCTACAGTGTGGCGAAAAGATTTCTAGGAAGAGGCGTGGACATGGAAGATCTTTTCCAGATCGGAAGTATTGGTCTGCTGAAAGCAGTGGACCATTTTGACACTTCTTTCGAAGTCCGATTTTCTACTTATGCTGTACCCATGATCGTGGGAGAGATCAAACGATATTTAAGGGATGATGGAATCCTGAAAGTAAGCAGAAGCCTGAAGGAGAACTGCTTCAAAATTTACCGCGCGAGGGAAGAACTGGAAAAGACACTGGGAAGGGAACCGGGGCTCGGGGAGATTGCAGAGGCTGTAGGACTGCAGGAGGAAGAAGTGGTCATGTCCCTGGAATCAGGTGCAGAAGTGGAATCCCTGCATAAAATAATATATCAGGGGGAAGGCAATGATATTGCACTCCTGGACAGGATTCCGGAGAAGGAAAACGGACAGGAACAGGCACTGGAAAAAATATTTCTGAATGAGATGCTGGGAAAACTGGAGGAAAGAGAACGCCAGCTGATCCGTATGCGGTATTTTCAGGATCATACCCAGACGGAGATCGCAGAAGAACTGGGGATTTCCCAGGTACAGGTTTCCAGAATGGAGAAAAAAATTTTGAAGAAGCTCAGGGAACAGATATAA
- a CDS encoding stage V sporulation protein AB, giving the protein MFQQIFLGFLGLCSGVIIAGGLTGLLIGLSIVPRYAGITHTARHMLLYEDITLAGTVLGNLLYLFKWKISLGMPFLILYGTFSGIFLGGWIMALAEMADVFPIFARRIRFQRGLSFIILCVAAGKTLGSLIYYYHAWLS; this is encoded by the coding sequence ATGTTTCAGCAGATCTTTCTGGGATTTCTCGGTCTATGTTCCGGAGTGATCATTGCAGGGGGACTTACCGGACTCCTGATCGGACTGTCCATTGTTCCCCGCTATGCAGGCATCACCCACACAGCCAGACATATGCTTCTGTATGAAGATATCACCCTTGCCGGAACTGTCCTGGGAAATCTCTTATATCTCTTTAAATGGAAAATTTCCCTTGGTATGCCGTTTCTGATTCTTTACGGTACCTTTTCCGGAATTTTTCTGGGCGGCTGGATCATGGCTCTCGCTGAAATGGCAGATGTATTTCCCATTTTCGCCAGACGGATCCGCTTTCAGCGCGGACTTTCTTTTATCATCTTATGCGTAGCCGCAGGCAAAACACTTGGCTCCCTGATCTACTACTACCACGCATGGCTGTCCTAG
- a CDS encoding tetratricopeptide repeat protein: MNCMNCGAFLADKDLDYCPRCGCNVLIQKKVDYLSRHYYNMGLEKASVRDLSGAISCLKQSLIYNKHNIQARNLLGLVYFETGEVVSALSEWVISKNLQPTRNLATEYINKLQANSNKLEAINETIRKYNDALNLCREGHEDMAAIRLKKILTQNPKLIKGYHLLALIRMKEGEYNRARKALRKAARIDKTNTTTLRFLKEIDDQTGVTTKLEHQKKGFFRNGAGKKAEQENSSVDMTVQVPAYKEQSRISLFFTLVAGFGAGLLAFYLLAVPSIRQGIYREANQQIVKYSDAVSSQGAELTKAQSQAQESDDTVAAASKQIEEEKKKSSSYEALLEAYTALQQQNVDEAALKVQNVYADTLSDSLKGIYNSICSSTGVTGIEGDSGDGSDTSSGDTSSEDTSSEDTSSDSEDSSGDTSSDSEDYSADTSSYDESGDNSYDDSSYDESYDDGSYDSGY; the protein is encoded by the coding sequence ATGAATTGTATGAATTGTGGTGCATTTCTGGCAGATAAGGATCTGGATTATTGTCCTCGCTGCGGATGTAATGTACTTATCCAGAAAAAGGTGGATTACCTTTCTAGACATTATTACAATATGGGACTGGAGAAGGCAAGTGTCCGCGATCTGTCAGGTGCGATCAGCTGTCTGAAGCAGAGCCTGATTTATAATAAACATAATATACAGGCCAGAAATCTGCTGGGACTGGTATATTTTGAGACTGGTGAGGTGGTGTCTGCGCTCAGTGAATGGGTGATCAGCAAAAATCTTCAGCCTACCAGAAATCTTGCAACAGAATATATCAATAAACTGCAGGCTAATTCCAATAAGCTTGAGGCAATTAATGAGACGATCCGAAAATATAATGATGCCCTGAACCTGTGCAGGGAAGGACATGAGGATATGGCTGCCATACGGCTGAAAAAGATTCTGACCCAGAATCCCAAACTGATCAAGGGATATCATCTTCTGGCATTGATCCGTATGAAAGAAGGAGAATACAACAGAGCCAGGAAGGCATTGAGAAAAGCCGCAAGGATCGATAAGACCAATACAACAACTCTCCGGTTTCTGAAAGAGATTGATGATCAGACAGGTGTGACTACGAAACTGGAGCATCAGAAAAAAGGATTTTTCAGGAACGGGGCAGGGAAGAAAGCAGAGCAGGAAAACAGCAGCGTGGATATGACGGTTCAGGTTCCTGCTTACAAAGAACAGTCCAGGATCTCATTGTTTTTTACACTGGTAGCCGGTTTTGGTGCGGGACTTCTGGCATTTTATCTTCTGGCAGTGCCTTCTATACGTCAGGGAATCTACAGGGAGGCCAACCAGCAGATCGTAAAATACAGCGATGCGGTGTCCAGCCAGGGAGCTGAACTTACGAAAGCGCAGAGTCAGGCGCAGGAATCAGATGACACAGTGGCTGCAGCTTCCAAACAGATCGAAGAAGAGAAGAAGAAAAGCAGCAGCTATGAAGCTCTTCTGGAAGCTTACACAGCACTGCAGCAGCAGAATGTGGACGAAGCTGCCCTGAAGGTTCAGAATGTTTATGCAGATACACTTTCGGACAGCCTGAAGGGAATTTACAATTCCATCTGCAGCAGTACAGGTGTCACCGGTATTGAAGGAGATTCAGGGGATGGCAGTGATACCTCATCGGGAGATACTTCATCAGAAGATACTTCATCAGAAGATACTTCATCTGACAGTGAAGATTCATCAGGAGATACTTCCTCTGATAGTGAGGATTACTCAGCGGATACCTCGTCTTATGATGAATCTGGAGACAACAGTTATGATGACAGTTCTTATGATGAATCCTATGACGATGGCTCTTATGACAGCGGATATTAG
- a CDS encoding SpoVA/SpoVAEb family sporulation membrane protein: MDYFRAFWTGGLICALVQILLDKTRLMPGRVMVLLVCSGALFSALGIYQPFTEFAGAGASVPLLGFGNVLWKGTKEAVDSSGLLGLFMGGFKSCAVGVSAALIFSYLASLIFKPKMKG, from the coding sequence ATGGATTACTTTCGTGCATTCTGGACAGGAGGACTGATCTGTGCCCTTGTCCAGATCTTACTGGATAAAACCAGGCTGATGCCTGGAAGAGTTATGGTCCTTCTGGTATGCAGCGGTGCCTTGTTCAGTGCCCTGGGTATTTATCAGCCTTTCACCGAATTCGCAGGTGCCGGAGCCTCTGTCCCCCTTCTCGGCTTCGGCAATGTCCTCTGGAAAGGCACAAAAGAAGCAGTTGATTCCAGCGGACTTCTGGGGCTTTTTATGGGAGGTTTCAAATCCTGTGCTGTAGGCGTTTCTGCTGCCCTTATCTTTTCATACCTTGCCAGCCTGATCTTTAAACCCAAAATGAAAGGGTAA
- the spoIIAB gene encoding anti-sigma F factor: MDNTNEMQIIFDSRPVNEGLARVTAAAFCTQLNPTLEEVADLKTAVSEAVTNCIIHAYEGKVSKIEMKCRLDGKEFLVDIKDHGTGIADIKKAMEPLFTTRPDKDRSGMGFTFMEAFMDEVTVESQPGKGTTVHMKKIIGR; encoded by the coding sequence ATGGATAATACCAATGAAATGCAGATCATTTTTGACAGCCGGCCTGTAAATGAAGGGCTGGCGAGAGTGACAGCAGCAGCTTTCTGTACACAGCTGAATCCTACACTGGAGGAGGTGGCGGATTTAAAGACAGCTGTTTCGGAGGCTGTGACCAACTGTATTATTCATGCTTATGAGGGAAAGGTAAGCAAGATCGAGATGAAATGCCGTCTGGATGGAAAAGAATTTCTGGTGGATATCAAAGATCATGGAACCGGGATCGCAGACATAAAAAAGGCCATGGAACCACTTTTTACGACCAGACCGGATAAGGACAGATCAGGGATGGGATTTACATTTATGGAAGCATTCATGGATGAGGTGACAGTGGAATCACAGCCGGGAAAAGGAACGACTGTGCATATGAAGAAAATCATCGGGAGGTAG
- a CDS encoding stage V sporulation protein AA yields the protein MSDTLYLLLDQNIQIEHPHVYLQDIARLSCSNSKILNRLRVMPVVNLPPDKPGRYVFSVMDLITQIQQKEPDLEISSIGEPNFIITFKNKPGPGFLLEWVKILFVGLSTFFGAGFSIMTFNNDVDVGSLFSNIYTQVTGQPSGHFTILEITYSIGIGVGVLFFFNHFGHMKITSDPTPMQVQMRLYEDDVNTTIIEDIDRMKNS from the coding sequence ATGAGCGACACTCTTTATCTGCTTCTGGATCAGAATATCCAGATCGAACACCCTCATGTTTATCTGCAGGATATCGCAAGACTTTCCTGCAGCAACAGCAAAATTCTGAACCGCCTCCGGGTAATGCCTGTTGTCAATCTGCCCCCGGACAAACCGGGGCGCTATGTATTCTCTGTCATGGATCTTATCACACAGATCCAGCAGAAAGAGCCTGATCTGGAGATCAGCTCCATCGGAGAACCCAATTTCATCATAACATTCAAAAATAAACCCGGCCCTGGTTTTTTGCTGGAATGGGTAAAAATTCTTTTCGTAGGACTTTCTACTTTTTTCGGAGCAGGTTTCTCTATTATGACTTTTAATAACGACGTTGACGTAGGAAGTCTTTTTTCCAATATTTATACTCAGGTCACCGGACAGCCTTCCGGACATTTCACCATCCTGGAAATCACTTATTCTATTGGTATCGGCGTTGGCGTATTGTTCTTCTTCAATCATTTCGGTCATATGAAGATCACTTCCGATCCCACTCCCATGCAGGTACAAATGCGGCTTTATGAAGACGATGTCAACACAACGATCATAGAAGATATTGACCGCATGAAAAACTCCTGA
- a CDS encoding stage V sporulation protein AD — translation MTRQYTTGNASISFETPVFIQSCASIVSQKEGEGPLGSCFDSVSSDPLFGTDTWEAAESTMQKKAAALAIEKAGLDFSQIRLLFAGDLLAQTVASSFGTADLGIPFYGLFGACSTMGESLSLAALCTAAGYGQHILCATSSHFASAEKEFRFPLGYGNQRPLSATWTVTGAGACILGCNPPARPVPGELSTLRNQDTCAVITGITTGRLTDFGLKDSFNMGGCMAPAACSTISEHLKDFHRTVSDYDAIFTGDLGMVGQKILLDLLNEQNIDISSVHQDCGMLIYDPQTQDTHSGGSGCGCAASVLAGYILPELIAGKWNRILFVPTGALLSKVSFNEGDTIPGIAHAVVIERREL, via the coding sequence ATGACCAGACAATATACCACAGGAAATGCCAGCATTTCTTTTGAAACCCCGGTTTTTATCCAGAGCTGTGCTTCCATCGTAAGCCAGAAAGAGGGGGAGGGGCCTCTTGGCTCCTGTTTTGACAGCGTCAGTTCTGATCCGCTCTTCGGGACTGACACCTGGGAAGCTGCCGAAAGTACCATGCAAAAAAAAGCTGCTGCCCTTGCCATAGAAAAGGCAGGTCTGGATTTCTCTCAGATCCGTCTGTTGTTTGCCGGAGATCTTCTGGCCCAGACTGTGGCCTCCTCCTTCGGTACTGCTGATCTGGGAATTCCCTTTTATGGGCTGTTCGGAGCCTGCTCGACCATGGGAGAGTCCCTGTCTCTGGCAGCCCTGTGCACCGCAGCCGGTTACGGACAGCATATCCTCTGTGCAACCTCCAGTCATTTCGCAAGTGCGGAAAAAGAATTTCGGTTTCCTCTGGGATATGGAAATCAAAGGCCCTTATCTGCTACCTGGACTGTCACAGGTGCCGGAGCCTGCATACTTGGGTGCAACCCTCCCGCCCGTCCTGTTCCCGGCGAATTAAGTACTCTGCGAAACCAGGATACCTGCGCAGTCATTACCGGCATCACCACAGGAAGACTGACAGATTTCGGCCTGAAAGATTCTTTTAATATGGGCGGATGCATGGCTCCCGCTGCCTGCAGCACCATTTCCGAACATTTAAAGGATTTCCACAGAACAGTCTCTGACTACGATGCCATATTCACCGGCGACCTGGGAATGGTTGGCCAGAAAATCCTTCTGGATCTTCTGAACGAGCAGAACATCGATATCTCTTCTGTTCATCAGGACTGCGGAATGCTGATCTATGATCCCCAGACCCAGGATACCCACTCCGGAGGAAGCGGCTGCGGCTGTGCAGCTTCAGTTCTGGCAGGCTATATTCTTCCAGAACTGATCGCAGGTAAATGGAACCGCATTCTCTTTGTTCCTACAGGCGCACTGCTTTCCAAGGTCAGTTTCAACGAAGGGGACACAATCCCCGGAATTGCCCACGCAGTTGTGATCGAACGACGGGAACTATAA